One Spinacia oleracea cultivar Varoflay chromosome 4, BTI_SOV_V1, whole genome shotgun sequence DNA segment encodes these proteins:
- the LOC110791423 gene encoding serine carboxypeptidase-like 20, with product MEILLFCMVIIVITLVSNYGNNNNNFIIITEAAPPNSLITQLPGFSAPFPSKHYSGYITLDEHRSNRSTPPKNLFYYFVESERRPEKDAVVLWLNGGPGCSSFDGFVYEHGPFNFQAGKTKNSLPMLHLNPYSWSKVSNIIYLDSPTGVGLSYSENQTKYQTGDVQTARDTHNFLLKWFKQYSEFRRNTFYVAGESYGGIYVPTLAAEIVKGLKAKVQPTINFKGYVIGNGVTAEQKYDGNALLPFAHGMALISDDLYREFTSSCGLDIENNGVAACQGYINKLYKAIQGLNVYDILEPCYHNPGNENTKNLSLPDSFKQLGLTDKPHPIRKRMFGRAWPYQMVVKDGLVPSWPELNSLQNDRRVSVPCTSDEVAAAWLNNEAVRKAIHAKPVNKIGDWSLCMSLVFNHDAGSMIKYHRNLTAQGYRALIYSGDHDLCVPYTGTQAWTSSLGYQVLDEWRPWMSNNQIAGYVQAYDHNLTFITIKGAGHTVPEYKPREALDFFSRWLEGKPM from the exons aTGGAAATTCTACTTTTTTGCATGGTTATTATCGTAATTACCTTAGTTTCTAATTatggtaataataataataattttatcaTTATTACTGAAGCTGCTCCTCCTAATTCTCTCATCACTCAACTTCCTGGATTCTCTGCTCCTTTCCCTTCTAAGCATTACTCAGG GTACATTACATTAGACGAACACCGGAGTAATCGATCGACACCTCCGAAAAATCTGTTCTATTATTTCGTGGAATCGGAAAGGCGGCCGGAGAAGGATGCGGTTGTGTTATGGTTAAATGGTGGTCCGGGATGTTCTAGTTTTGATGGGTTTGTTTATGAACATG GACCATTTAATTTTCAGGCTGGGAAGACCAAGAATAGCCTCCCTATGTTGCATCTCAATCCATATAGTTGGTCCAAG gtatcgaatattatttatttggatTCTCCCACGGGAGTGGGACTGTCTTATTCAGAAAATCAAACCAAGTATCAAACCGGTGACGTACAAACAGCCCGTGATACTCACAATTTTCTCTTGAAG TGGTTCAAGCAATATTCGGAATTCAGAAGAAATACATTTTACGTAGCTGGGGAGTCATATGGTGGGATTTACGTCCCAACCCTTGCTGCTGAAATAGTAAAAG GGCTTAAAGCAAAAGTTCAACCCACTATCAATTTCAAG GGATATGTGATAGGAAATGGAGTAACAGCAGAACAGAAGTATGATGGTAATGCATTGTTGCCATTTGCACATGGGATGGCATTGATATCAGATGATCTTTACAGA GAATTTACAAGCAGTTGTGGATTGGACATAGAAAATAATGGCGTTGCTGCTTGCCAAGGTTACATTAATAAATTATACAAG GCTATACAAGGCTTAAATGTGTATGATATTCTTGAGCCATGTTACCATAACCCAGGAAATGAGAACACAAAGAATTTAAGCTTGCCTGATAGCTTCAAACAACTAGGGTTAACAGACAAGCCTCATCCTATAAGGAAAAGGATGTTCGGCCGCGCTTGGCCGTACCAAATGGTGGTCAAAGACGGTCTTGTTCCTTCATGGCCCGAGCTTAACTCGTTACAAAATGATCGCCGAGTTTCTGTTCCTTGTACC AGCGATGAAGTTGCGGCTGCTTGGTTAAACAATGAGGCAGTTAGGAAGGCAATTCATGCAAAACCG GTAAATAAGATTGGTGATTGGTCATTATGCATGTCATTAGTTTTTAATCATGATGCTGGAAGCATGATTAAGTACCACAGAAACCTCACTGCTCAAGGCTACAGAGCACTAATATACAG TGGAGATCATGATTTGTGTGTTCCTTACACTGGTACACAAGCATGGACTAGCTCCCTAGGGTATCAAGTTCTTGATGAATGGAGACCTTGGATGTCCAATAATCAAATAGCAGG GTACGTACAAGCATACGATCACAATCTTACATTTATCACCATTAAG GGAGCAGGACACACGGTTCCGGAGTACAAGCCGAGGGAGGCGTTAGATTTTTTTAGCCGATGGTTAGAAGGAAAGCCTATGTGA